The sequence TTGGTATGCTTCAAGCACTTTCCCTGTATGTAGCTCGTAATCTCTCGCAAATCCTGGCCCAGATAAAAAAGTTTCTACGCAACCTATTCGGCTACAGTAACAGGGAAACTTTTTTTGGTAATAGATATCCTCATCATTTGGCCATGGTAAAGGATTATGCCCCCATTCACCTGCTACACCATTGTTTCCTATATGTGCTTTGCCATCAATGGAAATTCCACCGCCACAACCAGTGCCTATAATTACCCCAAACACCATTTTATACCCTGCACCAGCTCCATCAATTGACTCGGAAACAGCAAAACAATTTGCATCATTTGCTATACGAACTGGCCTTCCTAATATTTGTTGTACATCCTCATCTAATGTTTTGTAATTTAGCCATGTAGCATTAGCATTTTTAACCTTATTCGTAATAGAGGATAGGGTTCCAGGTATACCTAGTCCTATGGAATCCGCGACCCCAACACTACTTTCTACCTTGGAAACCATATATTTAATTGCCCGAAGTGTTTCAGGATAGCTATCTTTAGGAGTTGGAACTCTCTCCCTATATAGTTCTTCGCCTGTATTGGATAGAGCAATAGCTTCTATTTTAGTTCCACCAAGATCTATACCAATTCTCATATGCCCTTCCTTCCAAAATCAGTATACAAAAATTGCCTGCAATAACCAACCTATATCATTATGCTAAATGGAACAATATTTAATCACTTCAGTTATCACTGCCAAAACAAACTTGCAAAATATTTTGATTGTTGTACACTATTCAAACAAATTATTAAAAGTAGTGTAATGGTAGAGATTACCAACAAAACGATTGATGCATATTAGTGGGGAGTTGTGCAACCATCTCTCCGCTAAAGCCTCCTATTTTTACTAGTAATGTTCATGTCTATAAATGGTTATTACCGA is a genomic window of SAR202 cluster bacterium containing:
- a CDS encoding fructokinase, which gives rise to MRIGIDLGGTKIEAIALSNTGEELYRERVPTPKDSYPETLRAIKYMVSKVESSVGVADSIGLGIPGTLSSITNKVKNANATWLNYKTLDEDVQQILGRPVRIANDANCFAVSESIDGAGAGYKMVFGVIIGTGCGGGISIDGKAHIGNNGVAGEWGHNPLPWPNDEDIYYQKKFPCYCSRIGCVETFLSGPGFARDYELHTGKVLEAYQIVKLVEKGESNAELCLVRYEQRLGKALASLINTLDPDVIVLGGGMSNIERLYSNLKPLLSKWVFGKECATEVRQAKYGDSSGVRGAAWLW